In Synechococcus sp. RS9909, one genomic interval encodes:
- a CDS encoding ISAs1 family transposase, producing MPQSVSAATDLDLISHLKAIPDARMRRGVRIPAWYLLLVAVLGILSKCESLRDLERFARRHHSVLTESLGIELKRPPSDSAFRYFFLQVDVAAICGAIRDWTLAQIPGGAGDLDQLICDGKTLRGSIEPTSGGGAAFIAQVTLYSAALGVAIAQACYATGEDHERAVLQKLLGELDLEGVLIQADALHTQQAFFGSSQSRGPTSS from the coding sequence GTGCCCCAAAGCGTTTCTGCCGCAACCGATCTCGATCTGATCAGCCACCTCAAGGCGATCCCTGATGCCCGGATGCGTCGAGGGGTTCGTATCCCGGCCTGGTACCTGTTGCTGGTGGCGGTGCTCGGCATCCTGAGCAAGTGCGAGAGCCTGCGGGATCTGGAGCGTTTTGCCCGGCGTCATCACTCTGTGCTCACGGAGTCGCTCGGGATCGAACTCAAACGCCCGCCGTCGGATTCCGCCTTCCGCTACTTTTTCCTGCAGGTGGATGTGGCTGCTATCTGCGGCGCCATCCGTGATTGGACATTGGCTCAGATCCCAGGCGGTGCAGGCGATCTCGATCAGTTGATCTGTGACGGCAAGACCCTGCGCGGTTCGATTGAGCCCACCAGCGGAGGCGGTGCAGCCTTCATCGCCCAGGTGACGCTTTACTCCGCTGCTTTGGGTGTGGCGATCGCTCAGGCCTGCTACGCCACAGGCGAGGATCACGAACGTGCTGTGCTCCAAAAGCTGCTTGGCGAGCTGGATCTCGAGGGTGTGCTCATCCAGGCGGATGCACTCCACACGCAGCAAGCGTTTTTCGGCAGCTCACAGAGCAGGGGGCCGACTTCCTCCTGA
- a CDS encoding IS3 family transposase (programmed frameshift): MRRYSEAVKADVRRRMSPPHRQSVAQISAELGIHIVTLYNWRKTWRLQGEVVPASDKDPDGWSAADKFTVVLETAGLNATELSAYCRERGLYPEQVDRWRQAAQDANEKPVLTLKEQKELEKLRAQDQKEIKALKKELQRKEKAMAEMAALLVLRKKGGLLLGGRGRLTSAAHRKKAIELISEAHTAGAGLVSACGEIGICLRTLKRWRQRLLGDGDGEDRRQGSPRHIPHRLTAEERQRILLTCNQPQYAALPPSQIVPDLADQGIFIGSESSFYRVLHDHDQVHRRGRARPPQEPRRVPRLRATGPNQVWSWDISYLPTTVRGIWLYLYLVIDIWSRKVVAWDVAEREDPAIAADLVSRACLRERISKGRQQPLILHADNGNAMRAATLESRLEELGVLRSFSRPRVSNDNPYSESLFRTVKYRPDYPRKPFASKERACQWVAEFVDWYNHRHRHSGIKFVTPQQRHDGQAVEISRHRGVVYERARQRHPRRWTRSTRCWRQPEVVWINQPTDELNEPGQLPLMQAA; this comes from the exons ATGCGTCGTTACAGCGAGGCCGTTAAAGCTGATGTGAGGAGGCGGATGAGCCCGCCTCACAGACAGAGCGTGGCGCAGATTTCTGCTGAGCTGGGCATTCACATCGTCACCCTCTACAACTGGAGGAAGACCTGGCGGTTGCAAGGAGAGGTGGTGCCGGCATCCGATAAGGACCCTGACGGTTGGAGTGCTGCCGACAAGTTCACGGTGGTGCTCGAGACCGCTGGCTTGAACGCCACTGAACTCAGTGCCTACTGTCGTGAGCGCGGGCTGTACCCGGAGCAGGTGGATCGTTGGCGGCAGGCCGCCCAGGATGCCAACGAGAAGCCAGTGCTCACCTTGAAAGAGCAGAAGGAGCTGGAGAAGCTCCGTGCCCAGGACCAGAAGGAGATCAAGGCCCTCAAGAAGGAGCTGCAACGCAAGGAGAAGGCCATGGCGGAGATGGCGGCCTTGCTGGTGCTGCGAAAAAAG GGAGGCCTTCTGCTCGGAGGACGCGGAAGGCTGACCAGCGCCGCTCACAGGAAGAAGGCCATCGAGCTGATCAGCGAGGCCCATACCGCTGGTGCAGGCCTGGTCAGCGCCTGCGGCGAGATCGGCATCTGCCTGCGCACCCTCAAGCGATGGCGCCAACGCCTTCTTGGTGATGGGGACGGTGAGGATCGCCGGCAAGGCAGCCCCCGCCATATTCCCCATCGCCTCACGGCCGAGGAGCGCCAGAGGATCCTGCTCACCTGCAATCAACCGCAGTACGCCGCTCTGCCACCGAGTCAGATCGTGCCTGATCTGGCTGACCAGGGGATTTTTATCGGTTCAGAGAGTAGCTTCTACCGGGTGCTCCACGACCATGACCAGGTGCACCGTCGCGGTCGTGCAAGGCCACCACAGGAGCCCAGACGGGTTCCACGGCTGCGGGCCACAGGCCCGAACCAGGTGTGGAGCTGGGACATCTCCTATTTGCCCACCACCGTGCGTGGGATCTGGCTCTATCTCTACCTGGTGATCGACATCTGGAGCCGCAAGGTGGTGGCCTGGGATGTTGCTGAGCGAGAAGATCCAGCCATTGCAGCCGATCTGGTCAGCCGGGCCTGCCTCCGCGAGCGGATCAGCAAGGGCCGGCAGCAGCCGCTGATCCTCCATGCCGATAACGGCAACGCCATGCGGGCAGCCACGCTGGAAAGCCGCTTGGAAGAACTGGGCGTCCTCAGATCCTTCTCTCGGCCACGGGTCTCCAACGACAACCCGTACTCCGAATCCCTGTTCCGGACAGTGAAGTACCGGCCTGATTACCCCCGCAAGCCCTTTGCCTCGAAAGAGCGGGCTTGTCAGTGGGTCGCCGAGTTCGTCGACTGGTACAACCACCGGCACCGCCACAGCGGTATCAAATTCGTGACGCCCCAGCAACGTCACGATGGCCAGGCCGTGGAGATCAGCCGTCACCGCGGTGTCGTCTACGAACGAGCCCGCCAGCGCCATCCAAGGCGATGGACAAGGTCAACCAGGTGCTGGCGTCAACCGGAGGTGGTCTGGATCAATCAGCCGACGGATGAACTCAATGAACCAGGGCAGCTACCATTGATGCAGGCCGCCTGA
- a CDS encoding glycosyltransferase: MNHMLDIVIINYNSDKLTTALCDKIFSFQLPFLDKIIIIDNDSDLSRDFSFSFQNKNIVVKHLCSNIGFARACNYAFSSIVTSFYCLLLNPDIEITKKSLASCYQTLEANPALAAISPLILNSDHSIQHPPYYSFPSVFTEIKASLLGRRKAYFNNYSFNKTNPILDVKHICGCFMMLNTSFIKGKLFNHNLPFSYEDLDLCKRLSFSPGHVALLASTSVIHHGGLSSGTSPNKKVIWGIIHSRLMYYSMHSSRVEYCILILYYILFYFLKLGILCMQFCIQLAAFSFINSTFPPKKHISATFLQLQGLVMYLSGSSIDFFK, from the coding sequence ATGAATCATATGCTAGACATAGTCATTATTAATTATAATTCTGATAAATTAACTACGGCACTTTGCGATAAGATCTTTTCTTTCCAATTGCCTTTTTTGGATAAAATAATAATCATTGATAATGATAGTGATTTGTCCCGTGACTTCAGCTTTTCATTTCAGAATAAAAATATCGTTGTCAAGCACCTTTGCTCAAATATTGGCTTTGCCAGAGCCTGTAATTACGCCTTCTCAAGCATAGTAACTAGTTTTTATTGTCTTCTTCTAAATCCTGACATAGAGATTACAAAAAAATCACTTGCTTCTTGTTATCAAACACTTGAGGCTAATCCTGCATTAGCCGCTATCTCACCTCTTATCCTTAATTCTGACCATTCAATACAACATCCTCCTTATTATTCCTTTCCCTCTGTATTCACTGAGATTAAGGCGTCGCTACTAGGTCGCAGAAAAGCTTACTTCAACAACTATTCTTTTAATAAAACAAATCCAATATTAGATGTTAAGCATATCTGCGGATGTTTTATGATGTTGAATACTTCTTTCATTAAGGGTAAATTATTCAATCATAATTTGCCTTTTTCCTATGAGGATTTAGATCTATGTAAACGCTTATCATTTTCACCAGGCCATGTAGCTCTCCTTGCAAGCACCTCTGTTATTCACCATGGAGGATTAAGTTCTGGTACTAGCCCCAATAAGAAGGTTATATGGGGAATTATTCACAGTAGATTAATGTATTATTCAATGCACTCCTCAAGAGTGGAGTACTGCATCTTAATCCTGTATTACATTTTATTTTATTTTCTTAAGCTAGGTATTCTATGTATGCAATTCTGTATTCAATTAGCTGCTTTCTCTTTCATTAATTCCACTTTTCCTCCCAAAAAACATATTTCTGCAACTTTCTTGCAATTGCAGGGGCTAGTCATGTATTTATCAGGTTCATCTATTGACTTTTTTAAATGA
- a CDS encoding formyltransferase family protein, with the protein MIFRSKAQFNKEALSDFKPDLVLFYGWSWLVPTDLLERHTCLMLHPSPLPRYRGGSPIQNQIIAGETYSKVTLFIMTDALDAGDIVGQSDLSLIGTIDEIFKRIEDEGVKLTRHILEDGLQREQQDHSAATFCKRRKPSESEITAEELATKPAEYLYNKIRMLADPYPNAYIIAADGKKLIITAAHIERVI; encoded by the coding sequence TTGATATTTCGCTCTAAAGCGCAGTTTAATAAAGAGGCATTATCAGATTTTAAACCAGACTTGGTTTTATTCTATGGTTGGAGCTGGCTTGTGCCAACTGATCTATTGGAGCGCCATACTTGCTTGATGCTTCATCCATCACCATTGCCGCGCTATCGAGGCGGTAGCCCCATTCAAAATCAAATTATTGCAGGCGAAACTTATTCAAAAGTTACACTCTTTATCATGACAGATGCGCTCGACGCGGGTGACATAGTGGGTCAGAGCGATCTTAGTTTGATTGGCACGATAGATGAAATATTTAAACGCATAGAAGATGAAGGCGTTAAGCTGACTCGACACATCCTTGAGGATGGATTGCAGCGCGAACAGCAAGATCATTCAGCAGCAACTTTCTGCAAGCGGCGCAAGCCCAGCGAAAGCGAAATAACGGCTGAGGAGCTCGCGACAAAGCCAGCCGAGTATTTGTACAATAAAATCCGAATGTTGGCGGATCCTTATCCAAATGCATATATTATTGCCGCTGATGGCAAAAAACTCATAATCACAGCAGCGCATATCGAGAGAGTCATTTAA
- the gmd gene encoding GDP-mannose 4,6-dehydratase, producing MKTALVTGVTGQDGSYLVELLLSKGYIVHGIKRRSSLSNTSRIDSLSLDSGIYKKRFDLHYADLTDSASIINVIAKTEPDEIYNLGAQSHVAVSFNQPEYTADSNALGTLRILEAVRALNMSSKVRIYQASTSELFGKVQEVPQRETTPFYPRSPYAVAKLYAYWITINYRESYGIYACNGILFNHESPRRGLNFVTRKITLTLSRINEFGHGCLMLGNLDSLRDWGHAKDYVEMQWLMLQQDKPQDYVIATGIQASVRQFVDYSAEALGWGPLRWDGHGLDEVGIRRDTNEIVVRVDSHYFRPSEVASLLGDSFLANKNLGWKPTYSLKELVHDMIQSDSLIAKNENITNSILAT from the coding sequence ATGAAAACAGCTTTGGTTACAGGCGTAACAGGCCAAGATGGTAGTTATCTTGTTGAATTATTGCTCAGCAAGGGATATATAGTTCATGGCATTAAGCGACGATCGAGTCTGTCCAATACATCGCGAATTGACAGCCTATCGCTGGATTCTGGCATTTACAAGAAAAGGTTTGATTTGCATTATGCTGACCTTACCGATTCCGCCAGTATCATAAATGTAATTGCCAAAACAGAACCTGATGAAATTTATAATTTAGGCGCTCAAAGCCATGTTGCTGTAAGTTTTAACCAGCCCGAGTATACTGCTGACTCTAATGCACTTGGAACCCTGCGCATCTTGGAAGCAGTAAGAGCTTTGAATATGTCATCTAAAGTTAGAATATATCAAGCAAGTACTAGTGAATTATTTGGCAAAGTACAAGAAGTTCCACAGAGAGAAACTACCCCTTTTTACCCAAGAAGCCCATATGCCGTTGCTAAACTTTACGCATATTGGATTACAATTAACTATAGAGAATCATACGGTATTTATGCCTGCAATGGGATACTTTTCAACCATGAAAGTCCACGAAGAGGGCTAAACTTTGTTACTAGAAAAATTACTCTTACACTTAGTAGAATAAATGAATTTGGGCATGGATGCCTCATGTTAGGTAACTTGGATTCTTTGCGAGATTGGGGTCATGCCAAAGATTATGTTGAAATGCAATGGTTAATGTTGCAGCAAGACAAACCCCAAGATTATGTGATTGCCACCGGTATTCAAGCTTCTGTTCGTCAATTTGTTGATTATTCAGCAGAGGCCTTGGGTTGGGGGCCTTTACGTTGGGATGGCCACGGCCTCGATGAAGTTGGGATCCGCCGTGATACAAATGAAATTGTCGTTAGAGTTGATTCACATTATTTTAGGCCATCTGAAGTTGCCTCTCTTCTTGGTGATTCTTTTCTTGCCAATAAGAACCTAGGCTGGAAGCCAACTTATTCTTTAAAAGAACTTGTTCATGACATGATACAAAGCGATAGCCTGATTGCGAAAAATGAAAATATTACAAACTCTATTCTTGCGACATAA
- a CDS encoding bifunctional 2-polyprenyl-6-hydroxyphenol methylase/3-demethylubiquinol 3-O-methyltransferase UbiG encodes MSYPDVARTEILDLLPSSKVYQNCLDIGCGTGATSYLMLKKGIIDKSFGVDSDPDIAKIARKRLTYFKSSHAEDVIGLVRDYSPDLVLMLDVLEHMSDPKISLQEIAQNTTDSCVYVVSLPNVSHYTVLMPLLLKDHFYYDPMGGILDSTHLRFFTYSSMLDLFNECNLSVANYSFNSLIPRILMPISPVISRLPQFIRRFFVTQYIFLLRKN; translated from the coding sequence ATGAGTTACCCTGATGTTGCTAGAACTGAGATACTAGATCTTTTGCCTTCTTCAAAAGTATATCAGAATTGTTTAGATATTGGCTGCGGAACAGGAGCTACCTCTTATCTCATGCTTAAAAAAGGAATTATTGATAAATCCTTTGGCGTCGATTCTGATCCCGATATTGCAAAAATTGCGAGAAAACGTTTAACTTATTTTAAAAGCTCCCATGCAGAAGATGTCATAGGCCTAGTACGTGATTACTCACCAGATTTAGTTTTGATGCTAGATGTTCTAGAACATATGAGCGATCCTAAGATCTCCTTGCAAGAGATTGCTCAAAACACTACTGATAGCTGTGTTTATGTTGTAAGTTTGCCCAACGTATCCCATTACACAGTACTAATGCCTCTTCTTCTTAAAGATCATTTTTACTATGATCCAATGGGTGGAATATTGGATTCAACCCATTTGCGTTTTTTCACTTACAGCTCTATGCTGGATTTATTTAATGAATGCAACTTATCGGTGGCAAACTATTCATTTAATTCATTAATCCCCCGGATCTTAATGCCTATTTCTCCAGTTATTTCGCGCTTGCCACAATTTATAAGACGATTTTTTGTTACACAGTACATCTTCTTGCTTCGCAAAAACTAA
- a CDS encoding SDR family oxidoreductase, whose protein sequence is MIKVLVTGATGLLGCSLVPFLQECGHQVIRMGNTRASDLNIDLVSYEQTARALDNTKPDVIINLAALTNVDRCETHPQEAYLLNVKAVENLCAWIKTAGQVCHLIQISTDQVYDGPGPHSEGELTICNFYAMSKLAGEIIAGTVSSTILRTNFVGRSLCGGRASLTDWLHCALIDQTAVNVFEDVMFSPLAISTLCDCIEHCIVERPPGVFNLGSREGMSKADFAFAFAAARGLETTNLKRVNSKSITTLVARRPTDMCMNSGRFEECMDIKLPLLVDEVYRIADQYHR, encoded by the coding sequence ATGATCAAAGTTTTAGTCACCGGTGCAACTGGCTTGCTAGGTTGTTCATTGGTGCCGTTTCTGCAAGAATGTGGTCATCAAGTTATACGCATGGGTAATACACGTGCTAGTGACCTGAATATCGACCTTGTAAGTTATGAGCAGACTGCGCGAGCGCTCGACAATACCAAGCCAGACGTCATCATTAACTTGGCTGCCTTAACTAATGTCGACCGCTGTGAAACTCACCCGCAGGAAGCTTATTTGCTTAATGTAAAGGCTGTTGAAAATCTTTGTGCATGGATTAAGACAGCGGGTCAAGTTTGCCACCTGATCCAGATTTCTACGGACCAAGTGTATGACGGGCCTGGACCCCATTCAGAAGGCGAGCTCACTATCTGCAATTTCTATGCAATGTCTAAGCTGGCTGGCGAAATTATTGCGGGAACAGTATCCAGCACTATCCTAAGAACCAATTTTGTAGGCCGCAGCCTATGCGGCGGGCGTGCCAGTCTGACAGACTGGCTACATTGTGCATTGATTGATCAAACTGCGGTTAATGTGTTTGAGGATGTGATGTTCAGCCCTCTGGCAATCAGCACGCTTTGTGATTGCATAGAGCATTGCATCGTTGAAAGGCCACCTGGTGTTTTTAACCTTGGCTCTCGTGAGGGCATGAGTAAAGCGGATTTTGCTTTCGCCTTTGCCGCTGCCCGAGGTCTCGAAACCACCAACCTTAAGCGTGTTAATTCCAAATCTATCACTACACTAGTTGCACGCCGTCCAACCGATATGTGTATGAATAGTGGCCGCTTTGAGGAATGCATGGATATAAAGTTACCATTATTAGTTGACGAGGTTTATCGAATAGCAGATCAGTATCATCGATAG